GACACCGAGATGCGGGTGTCCTCCATGTGCATTTCGTACGTCGTGACGATCCGCTCGTCCGGCACGATGTCCTGGAAGCGGCCCAGGTAGTGGAACTCCTTGCCGCCCGGCTGCCCGCCGCTGACCCGCTCCTCGCCGCCGACGCGGAAGTCCTGCTCCAGCGGCTTGCTCACCCACTCGTCCGGGCCGACGAACCAGCGCGCCTTCGCCTCGGGCGTGGACCAGGCCGCGAAGACCTTGGCCGGCGGGGCGTCGTAGGTGCGTTCCAGCGTGAACGTGGCGTGTTCGACGGTCATGGTTGCTCCTTGAGGTAGTCGTCGAGCCGGTCGAGCCGGCTTTCCCAGGTCGTTCGGCGCTCGGTGATCCACTGCTCGGCCTGGCGCAGGGCGGTCGGCACGATGTGGCACGTCCGCACCCGCCCGACCTTCTCGGTCCGCACCAAGCCGCTGGCTTCCAGCACCTGGAGGTGCTGCACCACCGCCGGGAGGGACATCGCCAACGGCTTCGCCAGTTCGCTGACCGACGCGGAGCCCAGGGTCAGCCGTTCGACCATGGTCCGCCGACTCGGGTCGGCGAGCGCGTGGAACACTTGGTTAAGCACCTCCTTAAGTATCCGCGTTCGCGCCCGGATGTCAACCGGGCAGGTTCAGCGCTCGGCAATGGCCTTCACGTGCTCGTTGCGGAGGTTGATCAGCCGGGGCATGTACCGGTTGAGCACCAGCCGTTCCGCGGCGATGCCGAGTGGACCCAGCGGAGCGGCGAAGTCGATCACGTCCCGCATCACGGTGCCGCCGTGGCCGTCCGGGTCGAAGTGGTGCGCGTGGTGCCAGCGCTTGAACGGCCCGCGCACCTGCTCGTCCACGAAGAACCGCGGTGGGTCGAACGCGCTGATCCGGGACGTCATCCGCCAGCGCAGGCCGAAGTGCGTGGCCTGCCAGGTGACGGTGTCGCCGGGTCGGAGGCGGCCGGAGGTGACGCCGTCGACGGCCCGCTCGGCGGAGCCCGACATGGAAGCGGTGTGCACCTCGACTTCGAGCGAGACGTCGAAGACCCGCTGTGGTGGCGCGGCGATGTTGGCCACGACCTCGAATCGCGTCATCAACCGACCTTACGACCGAGGGGAGGCGAAAACCGGCTGGGCGCACAGAGGTCTCGCGGGTACGGTCCGGAACCGGACGTGATCAAGACCGAAGGAGGTGTGTCGTGCGCAGGACTCCGCAGGAGAAGAAGCGGCTGAGCTACGCCAAGGACTGCCGCAACGTGTACGGGGAGAACCACAAGAGCTCCCGCAAGAACATCCCGCGGAGCAGGCAGCGCGCCCACCGTGCCAACCGGCGGCGTGCGGACGAGGCCCTGCGCGCGGCGGTGGGACGGGCGGACGAGGTGCTTGCCGACAGTGCCGAGCAGGCCGTCCGGATGGTGTGGCCGAAGGTGTTCCGGAAGTACCCCGACCTGCCGTTGGGCGTGCTCGTGGAGGACCGGTTGAAGCGGCGTGTGCGGTCCGGCATGGATCAGGAGGAGCGATCCGCGATCAAGCTGGAGCGGATGCGCCGGCATCGCCGCCCGAACGACGCGTGACCCCGCCGGCGGGTGACGTGGAGCTGCTGGCATCGGGCCGGGACGCGGACGTGTTCGCGCTGGACGCCCAACGCGTACTGCGCCGCTACCGCGACGGTGGTGACGTGACGGCAGAGGTGGCGGTGATGGCGCACGTCGCGGCGGACGGCTTCCCGGTCCCCGAGGTGTTCGCCGCCGACGGCGCCGACCTGGTCATGACCCGCGTCGCGGGCCCCACCATGCTCACCGCACTGGTCAGCGGGGACGTCCGGGTCGACGACGCCGCCCGCACCCTGGCCGCCCTGCTCCACCGGCTGCACGCCGTACCACCACGCGGCGCGACCGGGA
This is a stretch of genomic DNA from Saccharothrix ecbatanensis. It encodes these proteins:
- a CDS encoding SRPBCC family protein; translation: MTVEHATFTLERTYDAPPAKVFAAWSTPEAKARWFVGPDEWVSKPLEQDFRVGGEERVSGGQPGGKEFHYLGRFQDIVPDERIVTTYEMHMEDTRISVSVATVEFKPADHGTRLVYTESGAFLDGHDKVQHREQGTAELLDNLGREIGSARS
- a CDS encoding ArsR/SmtB family transcription factor yields the protein MLNQVFHALADPSRRTMVERLTLGSASVSELAKPLAMSLPAVVQHLQVLEASGLVRTEKVGRVRTCHIVPTALRQAEQWITERRTTWESRLDRLDDYLKEQP
- a CDS encoding SRPBCC family protein; protein product: MTRFEVVANIAAPPQRVFDVSLEVEVHTASMSGSAERAVDGVTSGRLRPGDTVTWQATHFGLRWRMTSRISAFDPPRFFVDEQVRGPFKRWHHAHHFDPDGHGGTVMRDVIDFAAPLGPLGIAAERLVLNRYMPRLINLRNEHVKAIAER
- a CDS encoding phosphotransferase, which codes for MTPPAGDVELLASGRDADVFALDAQRVLRRYRDGGDVTAEVAVMAHVAADGFPVPEVFAADGADLVMTRVAGPTMLTALVSGDVRVDDAARTLAALLHRLHAVPPRGATGSVLHRDLHPDNVILSPTGPVVIDWRDTTEGPPDLDVALTALIIAQVAVDDSPLTGIATAVLTAFLAHARGNPAEQLGHAVTFRRANPTLTEREAALLTEATRLVRAQV